Proteins encoded within one genomic window of Oncorhynchus tshawytscha isolate Ot180627B linkage group LG02, Otsh_v2.0, whole genome shotgun sequence:
- the LOC112263923 gene encoding intraflagellar transport protein 56 isoform X1: protein MILSRVKPAVGGDSAASVSEKKKKNKAKKSPRLEEYLNQRDYLGAQTLLEFQRDVGEKEEHADLWIGYCAFHLGDYKRAMEEYRALTLRLEEPGEVWVYLACTQFFLGLYREAEEAANKAPKCALQNRLLFHLAHKFNDEKKLMGFHQNLEDVTEDQLSLASIHYMRSHYQEAIDIYKRILLQNRDFLALNVYVALCYYKLDYYDVSQEVLAVYLQSIPESTIALNLKACNHFRLYNGKAAEAELKNLIDISSCSFEFAKELIRHNLVVFRGGEGALQILPPLIDVISEARLNLVIYYLRQDDVQEAYTLIKDLEPTTPQEYILKGVVNAALGQEIGSRDHLKIAQQFFQLVGGSASECDTIPGRQCMASCFFLLRQFEDVLIYLNSVKSYFYTEDTFNFNYAQAKAALGNYKEAEEIFLLIQGEKMKTDYVYLSWLTRCYIMNQKGRLAWELYLKMGASPDSFSLLQLIANDCYQMGQFYWAAKAFDTLEKLDPDSNYWEGKRGACVGIFQLILAGRESKETLKEVLPLLRSTQNPQVEYIVRALRKWAKDNRVPLT from the exons ATG ATTCTGTCTCGGGTGAAGCCAGCAGTAGGTGGAGATTCTGCAGCTAGCGTCagtgagaagaagaagaaaaacaaagcCAAGAAGAGCCCTCGCCTGGAGGAATACCTCAACCAGAGAGACTACCTTGGGGCACAAACTCTGTTAGAG TTTCAGCGAGATGTTGGAGAAAAAGAGGAGCATGCAGACCTTTGGATTGGCTACTGTGCCTTTCACTTGGGTGATTACAAGAGAgcaatggag GAGTACAGGGCCTTGACACTCCGGTTAGAAGAACCAGGGGAGGTGTGGGTGTATCTGGCCTGCACTCAGTTTTTCCTTGGACTctacagagaggcagaggaggctgCAAACAAGG CTCCAAAGTGTGCACTTCAGAATCGCCTGCTTTTCCACCTGGCTCATAAG TTCAACGATGAGAAGAAGCTGATGGGTTTCCACCAGAACCTGGAGGATGTGACTGAGGACCAGCTGAGCCTGGCCTCCATCCACTACATGAGATCACACTACCAGGAGGCCATCGACATCTACAAACGCATCCTGCTACAGAATAG AGATTTCCTGGCTCTTAACGTGTACGTAGCGCTGTGCTACTACAAGTTGGACTACTATGATGTTTCCCAAGAGGTGTTGGCTGTGTATCTGCAGAGTATTCCTGAATCCACCATCGCTCTCAACCTCAAGGCCTGCAACCACTTCAGGCTGTACAATGGCAAGGCAGCTGAG GCCGAGTTAAAGAACCTCATAGacatctcctcctgctcctttgaGTTTGCTAAGGAGCTTATCCGGCATAACCTG GTGGTGTTTCGTGGTGGGGAGGGGGCGTTGCAGATTCTGCCCCCATTGATTGATGTCATCTCTGAGGCTCGGTTGAACCTGGTCATCTACTACCTCAGACAAG ATGATGTTCAAGAGGCTTACACCCTCATAAAAGACTTGGAGCCAACCACGCCACAG GAGTACATTTTGAAAGGAGTGGTGAATGCCGCTTTGGGTCAAGAAATTGGATCG agggatcACCTGAAGATTGCTCAACAGTTCTTCCAGCTGGTCGGAGGCTCAGCCAGCGAATGCG ACACGATACCTGGAAGACAGTGTATGGCTTCCTGTTTCTTCCTTCTGAGGCAGTTTGAAGACGTTCTCATCTACCTTAACTCAGTCAAG AGTTACTTCTATACCGAGGATACGTTCAATTTCAACTACGCCCAGGCCAAAGCTGCCTTGGGCAACTACAAAGAAGCAGAGGAG ATATTTCTGCTGATCCAGGGTGAGAAGATGAAGACTGACTATGTATACCTGAGCTGGCTGACTCGCTGCT ACATCATGAACCAGAAAGGCCGACTAGCCTGGGAGCTGTATCTGAAGATGGGGGCTTCGCCAGACTCCTTCAGCCTCCTACAACTCATTGCCAATGACTGCTATCAG ATGGGTCAGTTCTACTGGGCAGCCAAAGCATTCGATACTCTGGAGAAACTGGATCCCGACTCCAACTACTGGGAGGGCAAGAGAGGGGCCTGTGTCGGAATCTTCCAGCTCATACTGGCAGGCAGAGAGTCGAA GGAAACCTTGAAGGAGGTGCTGCCCCTGTTGAGGAGCACACAGAACCCCCAGGTGGAGTACATTGTCAGAGCTCTGAGGAAATGGGCCAAAGACAACAGGGTTCCTCTGACATAG
- the LOC112263923 gene encoding intraflagellar transport protein 56 isoform X2, with amino-acid sequence MGFHQNLEDVTEDQLSLASIHYMRSHYQEAIDIYKRILLQNRDFLALNVYVALCYYKLDYYDVSQEVLAVYLQSIPESTIALNLKACNHFRLYNGKAAEAELKNLIDISSCSFEFAKELIRHNLVVFRGGEGALQILPPLIDVISEARLNLVIYYLRQDDVQEAYTLIKDLEPTTPQEYILKGVVNAALGQEIGSRDHLKIAQQFFQLVGGSASECDTIPGRQCMASCFFLLRQFEDVLIYLNSVKSYFYTEDTFNFNYAQAKAALGNYKEAEEIFLLIQGEKMKTDYVYLSWLTRCYIMNQKGRLAWELYLKMGASPDSFSLLQLIANDCYQMGQFYWAAKAFDTLEKLDPDSNYWEGKRGACVGIFQLILAGRESKETLKEVLPLLRSTQNPQVEYIVRALRKWAKDNRVPLT; translated from the exons ATGGGTTTCCACCAGAACCTGGAGGATGTGACTGAGGACCAGCTGAGCCTGGCCTCCATCCACTACATGAGATCACACTACCAGGAGGCCATCGACATCTACAAACGCATCCTGCTACAGAATAG AGATTTCCTGGCTCTTAACGTGTACGTAGCGCTGTGCTACTACAAGTTGGACTACTATGATGTTTCCCAAGAGGTGTTGGCTGTGTATCTGCAGAGTATTCCTGAATCCACCATCGCTCTCAACCTCAAGGCCTGCAACCACTTCAGGCTGTACAATGGCAAGGCAGCTGAG GCCGAGTTAAAGAACCTCATAGacatctcctcctgctcctttgaGTTTGCTAAGGAGCTTATCCGGCATAACCTG GTGGTGTTTCGTGGTGGGGAGGGGGCGTTGCAGATTCTGCCCCCATTGATTGATGTCATCTCTGAGGCTCGGTTGAACCTGGTCATCTACTACCTCAGACAAG ATGATGTTCAAGAGGCTTACACCCTCATAAAAGACTTGGAGCCAACCACGCCACAG GAGTACATTTTGAAAGGAGTGGTGAATGCCGCTTTGGGTCAAGAAATTGGATCG agggatcACCTGAAGATTGCTCAACAGTTCTTCCAGCTGGTCGGAGGCTCAGCCAGCGAATGCG ACACGATACCTGGAAGACAGTGTATGGCTTCCTGTTTCTTCCTTCTGAGGCAGTTTGAAGACGTTCTCATCTACCTTAACTCAGTCAAG AGTTACTTCTATACCGAGGATACGTTCAATTTCAACTACGCCCAGGCCAAAGCTGCCTTGGGCAACTACAAAGAAGCAGAGGAG ATATTTCTGCTGATCCAGGGTGAGAAGATGAAGACTGACTATGTATACCTGAGCTGGCTGACTCGCTGCT ACATCATGAACCAGAAAGGCCGACTAGCCTGGGAGCTGTATCTGAAGATGGGGGCTTCGCCAGACTCCTTCAGCCTCCTACAACTCATTGCCAATGACTGCTATCAG ATGGGTCAGTTCTACTGGGCAGCCAAAGCATTCGATACTCTGGAGAAACTGGATCCCGACTCCAACTACTGGGAGGGCAAGAGAGGGGCCTGTGTCGGAATCTTCCAGCTCATACTGGCAGGCAGAGAGTCGAA GGAAACCTTGAAGGAGGTGCTGCCCCTGTTGAGGAGCACACAGAACCCCCAGGTGGAGTACATTGTCAGAGCTCTGAGGAAATGGGCCAAAGACAACAGGGTTCCTCTGACATAG